The following proteins come from a genomic window of Falco cherrug isolate bFalChe1 chromosome Z, bFalChe1.pri, whole genome shotgun sequence:
- the ENC1 gene encoding ectoderm-neural cortex protein 1, whose protein sequence is MSVSMHENRKSRASTGSINIYLFHKSSYADSVLTHLNLLRQQCLFTDVLLHAGNRSFPCHRAVLAACSRYFEAMFSGGLKESQDSEVNFHNSIHPEVLELLLDYAYSSRVIINEENAESLLEAGDMLEFQDIRDACAEFLEKNLHPTNCLGMLLLSDAHQCTKLYELSWRMCLSNFQSISKSEDFLQLPKDMVVQLLSSEELETDDERLVYESAINWVNYDLSKRHCYLPELLQTVRLALLPAIYLMENVAMEELITKQRKSKEIVEESIRCKLKILQNDGVVTSLCARPRKTGHSLFLLGGQTFMCDKLYLVDQKAKEIIPKADIPSPRKEFSACAIGCKVYITGGRGSENGVSKDVWVYDTLHEEWSKAAPMLVARFGHGSAELKHCLYVVGGHTAATGCLPASPSVSLKQVEQYDPVTNKWTMVAPLREGVSNAAVVSAKLKLFAFGGTSVSHDKLPKVQCYDQCENRWTVPATCPQPWRYTAAAVLGNQIFIMGGDTEFSACSAYKFNSEAYQWTKVGDVTAKRMSCHAVASGNKLYVVGGYFGIQRCKTLDCYDPTLDVWNSITTVPYSLIPTAFVSTWKHLPS, encoded by the coding sequence atgtcagtcaGCATGCATGAAAATCGCAAATCTAGGGCCAGTACTGGCTCCATAAACATATACTTATTCCACAAGTCATCCTATGCTGATAGTGTCCTCACTCACCTGAACCTTCTGCGTCAGCAGTGTCTCTTTACAGATGTACTTCTCCATGCTGGGAACAGGTCATTCCCCTGCCACAGAGCCGTTCTAGCTGCTTGTAGCCGTTATTTTGAAGCAATGTTCAGTGGAGGGCTGAAAGAGAGCCAGGACAGTGAAGTCAACTTTCATAATTCCATTCATCCAGAAGTCTTGGAGCTTCTTCTGGACTATGCGTATTCCTCCAGGGTTATCATCAACGAGGAGAATGCGGAGTCATTGCTGGAGGCCGGTGACATGCTGGAGTTTCAGGACATTCGGGATGCTTGTGCAGAATTTCTGGAGAAAAACCTTCATCCCACCAACTGTCTTGGCATGCTGTTGCTGTCAGATGCTCACCAGTGCACCAAGCTCTACGAACTCTCTTGGAGGATGTGCCTTAGCAACTTCCAGAGTATCAGTAAAAGTGAAGACTTCCTCCAGCTGCCAAAAGACATGGTAGTGCAGCTCCTTTCCAGTGAAGAATTGGAAACTGACGATGAAAGGCTGGTATATGAATCAGCTATCAACTGGGTCAACTATGACCTGAGTAAGCGTCACTGTTACCTGCCAGAGCTACTGCAGACAGTTAGACTGGCCCTCTTGCCAGCCATATACCTTATGGAGAATGTGGCCATGGAAGAACTTATCaccaagcaaaggaaaagcaaagagattGTAGAAGAATCAATAAGATGCAAGTTAAAGATCTTACAGAATGATGGAGTTGTCACTAGTTTGTGTGCCAGACCCCGTAAAACTGGCCACTCGCTTTTTCTTTTGGGTGGCCAAACCTTTATGTGTGACAAGCTGTACCTGGTGGACCAAAAGGCAAAGGAGATCATTCCAAAGGCTGACATACCAAGTCCACGGAAAGAGTTCAGCGCTTGTGCCATAGGCTGCAAAGTGTATATCACCGGGGGACGAGGGTCAGAAAACGGAGTCTCCAAAGATGTGTGGGTGTATGACACCCTTCATGAGGAGTGGTCGAAGGCTGCTCCCATGCTGGTAGCTAGGTTTGGGCATGGATCTGCTGAACTTAAGCACTGTCTGTATGTAGTAGGAGGACATACCGCAGCAACTGGTTGTCTTCCAGCTTCCCCCTCAGTATCCTTAAAGCAAGTGGAACAATATGACCCAGTCACCAACAAATGGACCATGGTTGCCCCACTGAGAGAGGGAGTAAGCAATGCAGCTGTAGTAAGTGCAAAGCTtaagctgtttgcttttggaGGTACCAGCGTTAGCCATGACAAGCTGCCCAAAGTTCAGTGCTACGATCAGTGTGAAAACAGATGGACAGTACCAgccacctgcccccagccctggcgctacacagctgcagctgttctgGGTAACCAGATTTTTATTATGGGTGGAGATACTGAATTCTCTGCATGCTCCGCTTACAAATTCAATAGCGAGGCATACCAGTGGACTAAGGTGGGAGATGTGACAGCTAAGCGAATGAGCTGCCATGCAGTGGCATCTGGAAACAAATTGTATGTGGTCGGAGGCTACTTTGGCATCCAGAGGTGCAAGACATTGGACTGCTACGATCCCACATTAGATGTGTGGAACAGCATAACAACTGTGCCATATTCGCTAATTCCCACGGCATTTGTCAGCACATGGAAGCACCTCCCCTCATAA